TTTCCGGATTGTTTTCCATGGTCAGCACGATGATTTTGGCAGATGGTGTTACAGAAAGAATTTTTGGTACAGCATTGATTCCATTGCCATCCGGCAAAAAATAATCCAATAGCACTACTTCAGGCTTTTGGCTTTTTGTCAGTTCAATACCTTCTTCCAAGTTTGGTGCATGACCCATCCATTGGATATGATCTTCTGATTGAAGCAAAGAATATACACCTTGGATAAATAGCAGGTGATCGTCTATATGGATTAACTTAATCTTTTTCGGTGTCATTCTTTGCTTGATTTTATAGGGACATGAATGATGACAGTTGTCCCATTTTCATTCGAATCAATATGTAAATCTCCTTTGAGGTAATTAACCCTTTCTCTTATGTTTTTTAAACCGATTCCTTGGATTTTTTTCTGGGTATCCATGCCTTTTCCATCATCTTCCAATATGATTTCCAATGTTTGGTCTTCCGAAGTCAGCTGCACCAATGCTTCCTGGGCATTGGCATGTTTGATGATATTATATAGAAGCTCGCTACAGATCCGGTACAACATCAACTCAAGAGGTTTTGTAAGGGACAATTTTACCTTAAAATAATATTTGACCTTGATATTGTTTTGCTCGGTGACTGACTGGATAAGGTTGTGAAGTGCTTTTTCCAATCCCAATTCATCCAAGTGGGGTGGGGTGAGGTTATGACTTAGTCCTCTTGCTTCCTCGATGCTTTGTTTGATCAGTAGCTTCAGTTGGGTAGTTTCTTCAGTAGGATGGCTCATTTTTTCAATTTTGTCAGCTTTCAGGTAAATACTGGACAACATTCCCCCGATACTGTCATGAAGATCTCTGGCCAAGCGGCTTCTTTCATCTTCCTGCACTTGGATCAATTGATCTGCCACTTTCTTTTCTTGGACGAGCATTTCCAAGGCCAATTGTTCCTTTTCTTCTTTGAATGACGCAGCCCTTTTGGCAAAGGCGATGGTAATCAAAGTGGTTTCGCCCATCAGCCCAAACCCACTTCCAAAACTGAAGAAGAAATAGGGTAATCCCAAATCAACTCCTGATTGATGTAACTGCAATATGACATTAAAAAAAAGCAGGAACAGTACACCTGCTAAATAGAATCCTGCATAAGGAACTTTTGCCCGCCATTGGATGATCAGATACCATAGAACCAAAAGGGTCATTAGAATTGAAGCAAAAAAAGTAAAGTAAAGAAAAATCATCTTGCTGGAAATGGAAACTTTTATTTCATTTTCAAACGATGACTGGAATAAGAGAATTGACTGTACTATAAGAAATACCCATAGAATTATCCCGATGATTTTCCCATGTTTTTTTGGAGGAAAAAAACTCAGGATGACACCAAGAAAAAATATGTTGGTAACCAAATTCAAATAAGGTCTTGATTTCCCTGTCCACTCAACATTTTCTGGCCAGAGAAATTGAAAACCCAATCCCCAGTGGCTGACAAACCAAATGAGGGTAGACATGATGTACAAGGCGTAAAACAGGGCACTCCATTCCTTTAATTCCCATGCATAAAAAACTGCAAACAGAAAGATAATCAACAGCCAGCCCACCAATAATCCAACTAAGAGGTTTTCCCTCGTCCGTTTTTGCCAAAAATCACCTTCATTCAGTAATTGAGGTTCTAAAAGCAATGTTTCTCCAGCTTTGTCTGTCAGCAATAACACATCTCTGGATTCCCCGCTTTCCAATGCAAATGGAATTACAAAGTCCCTGTCCTGATAGGGCCGCTGATGAAATGGAAACCGATCACCCATGGTAAATATTACTGACTCAGAACCATTGACATAAACCTCCAACCGGTTGATATGAGGATTATTGAAAACAAGAAAAAACAATTCTGTTTCCAGGCCGGGATTGCTTATTTTGGTTTTTATCCACCAAGAATATCGGGTAATCCCCGGATTAAATAGTCCATTGGTAATCAAAATGGAATCAGTGGCTGCCCAGGCCTCCTTTACAGTTTGGCCCAAATTAGGGGAGGCATTAAAAGGTAATGGCTCTTTGCCGCCATTTTGACAGGCCACAAAGATTAGTAGGATCAACAGCCATAAATGGCGTGAAACCGTTAAAAATGTCCTCCGGAATAATAAATGGAGTTTGGGTGAAAGCATGAGTGGGTGATAAAATAAGCTTGATGTGTAAAAGTACCTATAAATGGGTACTGTACAAGTAATGATATTCTGCAAGCTTAAAAAAAAACCAAAAATTAATTTAAGCTATGGAATTAATTAGGTACAGAGACCAGGTTGAAACCATCTCTATAAAATCTAATTTTTTAACATCAGGGAATTCATGAGAATATGACATTCAAGACCATAAGGCCTTATCTGAAAAATTGGAAGAAGAATAGTTAAATAGATTTTTTATTTCAATCTATAAAATTAAAAAATCAATTTCCGTGACAGTCCAATACTTTTGTTAATGAAATATCTTTTAATGCATATAAAATACCTATTTATAGGTATTTTATTCATAACTTATTCTTCGGATGTTTGTACATAACTGTGCTTATAAAGGGATTGTATTTTTGAAATTCTTTAAGGACACAGCTTAAACCCTTATTTAAACTTAAATACTTTCATTATGAAAAAATAAAATAAGTTTAAATGAAACAATACACTTTCCGGATAAAGAGTAGGTGTATTGTTTCTTTTCAAAATAAAAAAAATCCATTTAATTAAAAATCGTCAAAATCTTTCCAACAACTCCAAAGCTTATTTTTGTATATAAAATACTTTTTTATGGGTATTTTGTTTTAAAAGTCAGTATTTAATTTGAAGGGTTGATACAATATAAATCACCTAAACTATCAACCCAGAATTAATTTGATCGGAAAAAAACCTAAATGATTGAGGTTCATTGGGTTTTGTTCAATGATTTAAAGTTAATAATGATTAAATCAAATTTTCATATGGAGTATCAAAATGGATATATAAGTACCAAAATTAAATCAATTTTATTTTTTGTATTGCTGTTTTTAATTTTTGGAGGCCAGCTTTCTGCCCAGGAAACCATCACCGACATCGATGGGAATGTGTATGAAACCGTGCTGATAGGCAATCAGCGCTGGATTACCAGCAACCTGAGAGTGAAGACATACCGGAATGGTGACCCTATTCCACAGATTCAAGATCCCATAGCCTGGAGTAATGCAAGGTTTGGTGCATGGTGTTATTTTAATAATGACCCTGCAACCGAAGAAGAGTACGGTGTTTTGTACAATGCCTATTCATTTTTAGATCCCAGAGGATTGGCACCTGAGGGAAGTTACGTAACCTCTATGTGTGATTGGGCGGAATTATACATCACGCTGGAAGGAAGAAATATTGACTATTATGATAACAAAATGGCCGATAAAATTAAAGTTCCTGAATTTTTCAATAATGACAATCAACCTAATCCCATTTTTCATTCCAATCCAACAAATTCTTCAGGATTATCCATAAGGTCTGGTGGTTGGCGAACTGGAACCATAGAAACCAATGACAAAGGTTTCTTTTACGAAGGAATAATTTATGGCGGAGGTACTTATCATTGGACTACGACCCAAGATGGAGAAAAAAATGGTTTACCGCTATTCCGATATGCTGAAGTATACAGGCAATCTCCTAGGTGGGACGGACTAAGTAAAACTGTAGCTGACTGGGGTAAGCCTATAAGGGTCATCGTGGGAGTGGAGGCTGAAAAGTTCACTTATGTTACTCAAGAACAAGCTTTTTGTGGAAGTAATCAAGTCAGTCAACTTCAGTTTTCGGTACAGAAACCCAATAGCTTTGGATGTACAGATTGGCTCGAGCCCAATTGCTACATTCAATATAAGTGGTATAAGGATATTGATCTAACATTATTAGCCGACCCAAACGAAGTAATGAAGGATGGTGATATTTACTATGGAAAGGCCGTTCATGTTGCTTTCAATTCGAATTTTGATTTGGCTCCACCATGCAAGGAAGAAATCCTCGAAGTGACAGTCCGCGTTCTTGAACCAAAGAAGCCAACAGGACCGGAGAATCAGGTGCGCTGTGCCGGAGGGACGATAGAAGACCTGACTGCGGTCGGAGATGAAATCCGTTGGTATCCAAGCCTTACTTCCACTACAGCACTTGCACCGGGTACCGTGCTCCAAAACAACCGCCTTTACTATGCAGAGAACAGGATAGGGTCCTGCGTTCACCCTGAACGGTTGAGGGTGCAGGTGGAACTGGTAAGTCCTTCTGCCCCTGTGGCGGCAAACAATCAGGAAATCTGCGAGGGCAGGCTGCTTGCTGACCTTGAAGTGGATGGGGAAAACCTGATATGGTTTTCGGAATCCGGAGACATCCTTCCTGTGGAAACAGCGGTAGGGGATGGCATTCTTTATTTTGTTGCCAGTGTCGTGGGTGACTGTGAAAGCCCGAGAACGGCCATCAGGGTAGTTTTGGGAGGACCGACAGCTCCCCTAGGAGAAGAAAACCAGAATTTCTGTCCGGGTACGCTGATATCCGATATGGTGGTATCGGGAGAAGATATCCGCTGGTACGGATCTCCCACAGGTATGGATCAACTGTCATTAAATATCCCTCTGGAAAACGGCAAAACCTATTATGCCAGTCAGAAGGTGGACGGCTGCGAGGGCAGCAACAGGAAGGCAGTTAGGGTATTTCTATTAGATGTTCCCCTGGTTTCCGCTGTCACTCAGCAAGAATTCTGCAATGCTGCCACACTGGCCGGGCTTCAAGCCACGGGTACAAACATCCGCTGGTATTCGGATCAGAACCTGACCAAATTACTGACTTTGGACAATCCTCTCGAAAATAAAACTTACTATGCCACACAGACCCTTAACGGCTGTGAGGGTGCAGCACTTGCCGTACAGGTAACAATCAATACGGTAACTATGCCACAGGGAGATATGGAACAGGGATTTTGTACAGGGGCCTTAGTTTCTGACCTAATTGCCACGGGTACGGATATCCGTTGGTATGCGAATCCCACAGGAGGAACTCTACTTGCCAACAATCTTCTGCTACAGAACGGGAACACTTATTATGCGGAGCAAACAGTGGACGGATGTACGAGTGCGTCAAGGCTGGCGGTCAGGATATCTGTTTCCTCGACGGACCTGCCTACGGCCTCAGCAAATCAGACCTTGTGTACGGGAGCGGTTGTATCGGAAATAGAAATTGAAGGAGAGAATATCCGCTGGTATGCCTCAACCACAGGCGATGCCTTGTTGACCAATAGTGAACTTCTTGTCAGCGGAAAGACATATTATGCCACCCAAACAATAGGGGGCTGTGAAAGTGCATCCAGAAGAGCAGTACAGGTAAGGGTGGTCAATGTGCCCAATTTTACAGCCCCGCAGAATCAGGCCTTCTGCAATACCGCCACGGTAAGCAACCTGCAAGCCACGGGAAGCAATATCAGTTGGTATGCAGACCAAAACCTTACCACATTTCTTAGCCCGACCAGTCCATTGGAAAACGGCAGGACCTATTATGCCACCCAGACCCAGGAGGGATGTCAGAGCACAGCGGTAGCAGTAAAGGTATCCATCATAGTGGTGGCTCCTCCATCAGGAAACTCAGAGCAGGAATTCTGCAACAGTGCTTTTGTCAGTGAGCTGAATGCGACAGGTACCTCCATCCAATGGTTCAGCACTGCCTCGGGCGGTAACCCTTTGGCGGGTAACCTGCCACTTCAGGACGGTGCCAGCTACTATGCGGAACAGACTGTGGACAGCTGCCCAAGTGCAACAAGGCTTGCCGTCAGGGTCAGGATAAATACCCCACAATTACCGGGAGGTCCTTCCCAACAGGAGTTCTGCGAAGGGGCCTTGGTATCTGAGCTTCAGGCTTCGGGAACCAACCTGATTTGGTACAGGAATGCTACGGGTCAAGAAACAATGAACCCCAATGATCCCATACAGGACGGGGGAAGCTATTTTGTAAGCCAAAGGATAGGAGACTGTGAAAGTGCGAGGAAAGAGATCAGGGCATCGATCATAAGTGTACAGCCTGCTATAGTGGAAGGGGAACAGCAGTTCTGCGAATCGGATTCGCCCACAGTGGCCAATCTGTTTGCAGTTGGGGAAAGCATCAGGTGGTACAGCAGTGCCACGGGAGGACAGCCGCTGAGTGAAAATGAAAGACTGATGGACGGGCAGACCTATTATGCGGTGAATGTGTCTGCCAGGGGCTGTGAGAGCAGTACCCGCGCTACGGTGAGGGTCATCGTTCAGCCCTGCGAGGTGGAAGTATTCAATATGGTGACGCGTGACGGGAACAATAAGAACGAATACCTTAAAATAAGTAACATCGAATCTTTCCCGGACAACAGACTGGAGATTTATAACCGTTATGGGGTACTGGTCTGGGCTGCAGACGGATACGGCCAGAATGGTAAATTTTTCAACGGCGAATCCAACCAACTCGACATTTCCCAACCCGAACTAGGACTTCCAACCGGCAACTACCTTTACGCATTGACTTACAAAAAACCTGGATCTACTTTACCAATACGCGAAACGGGATACTTATATCTACTCAACTCCCAAAGAAAATAATCATGAAAAATATATTTGTTTCGGTATTCTTTTGTTTGGTTTTCATTTTCTCAGCTAAGTCCCAAATAGATCCCAAACTCTCTGTTTTCACCTTCAATCCATTATTCTACAATCCTGCTTTTGCTGGTTCAGGAGGTGGATTGAGTGTGATTGGCATCCACAGTTCACAGTTTACGGGTTTTGATGGTGCCCCTCAGACCCAATACCTTTCTGCCCATGGGCTTTGGGAAGAAAGCAATCTTGGATTTGGATTGGATGTCGTCAATGACCAGTTTGGGGCCACCAAGGAAACAGGATTGAATGCAAATATTTCCTATTTTTTGCGACTTACTTCCAGTCTGCGATTGGCTTTCGGGATGAAGGCAGGTATGAACAGTGTAAGGATTGATTACAGCAACCTGAATATTTCCGATCCGGATGAGGATATCATTCAGAACTCCCAATTCAATATGATCCAACCCAATGTGGGTTTTGGTTTTTACCTGTTTTCTGAAAGCTTCTATTTTGGACTTTCCACGCCAAGCGTTTTCATGGCAGACAGGTATGACCCATTTGAACTTGGCGTAAGTGTACAGGATGCCAGTTATTTCCTGATGACCGGTCTCAGGTTACCTGTAAATGATGTGGTTACAATATCACCAAATATTTTGGCCAGGAGGTTGACAGGTGCACCTACGAGTTACCTGACTTCGGTGATAGCCGATTTTTCGGGGGATGCTTTTTTTGGATTCAATTGGGAATATAAATCCAGTGTGGGATTGATGGGCGGTTTCAGGTTTGGCGAGCAATTCAAGGGCGGCTATGCTTTTGATTTTCCAACTAACAGCCTTGGACGGTATACAAGAGGTACTCACACGCTTTTTGTCAGCTTCAATTTGGACCGGTTTCAAAGGGCTTCAAATATGCCCTGTTTTTACTATTGAGTCAGTAAAATAAAAGACTGATGAAAGTAGTCACAAGACCTTTTATCAAAGATGTAGGTTTGAAAATTAGGTTTTTCCCTCCTTCATAAGTATTTATGGAACGCTGATGAAGCTGATTTTACTGATGGACACAGATAAAATATTTCTTTCATTCAAAATACCCTTTTTGGGGTATTTTTTTTTATATTTCAATAGATGATTTTTAACAAATGAAACCTTGCAATAGATATTTTTACTTTTTGGTGGTTTGGAGCTCAATTTTTTGGGTCGGAGAGGTTTTTGCCGGGAGTTTCCAATTTCAACCTATTCCTGTTGCCTATCCCGATGAGGATTTGATTGGGCCTAAAATGTTTTATTGGGAAGAGGTAGGGAACAACAGTCCCGAACAGGTTCTGAAGAAATTTCTTAATGGTGATTTTACCTCCTTCGGGGAGGCCAAGTTGTTTAATAAAGGTTATACTGAATCCATTTGGTGGTTTGCTTTTGTATTGGAAAATACCTTGGATGAAAACAATAAGATGATTTTTAGTCCTGTAGGTGCAGCCATCAAAGAAGGTATCCTGTATACTTTTGATGAAAATGGGGAGTTATTGAAGGAACAGTATTCGGGATTCTTGTATGCAGGATCCGAGAGAGATATGAACAGCCGGATAAATTCCTATCAGGTAATTCTTCCTCCGCTTGCCC
This window of the Aquiflexum balticum DSM 16537 genome carries:
- a CDS encoding sensor histidine kinase, with translation MILLIFVACQNGGKEPLPFNASPNLGQTVKEAWAATDSILITNGLFNPGITRYSWWIKTKISNPGLETELFFLVFNNPHINRLEVYVNGSESVIFTMGDRFPFHQRPYQDRDFVIPFALESGESRDVLLLTDKAGETLLLEPQLLNEGDFWQKRTRENLLVGLLVGWLLIIFLFAVFYAWELKEWSALFYALYIMSTLIWFVSHWGLGFQFLWPENVEWTGKSRPYLNLVTNIFFLGVILSFFPPKKHGKIIGIILWVFLIVQSILLFQSSFENEIKVSISSKMIFLYFTFFASILMTLLVLWYLIIQWRAKVPYAGFYLAGVLFLLFFNVILQLHQSGVDLGLPYFFFSFGSGFGLMGETTLITIAFAKRAASFKEEKEQLALEMLVQEKKVADQLIQVQEDERSRLARDLHDSIGGMLSSIYLKADKIEKMSHPTEETTQLKLLIKQSIEEARGLSHNLTPPHLDELGLEKALHNLIQSVTEQNNIKVKYYFKVKLSLTKPLELMLYRICSELLYNIIKHANAQEALVQLTSEDQTLEIILEDDGKGMDTQKKIQGIGLKNIRERVNYLKGDLHIDSNENGTTVIIHVPIKSSKE
- a CDS encoding Ig-like domain-containing protein, which produces MEYQNGYISTKIKSILFFVLLFLIFGGQLSAQETITDIDGNVYETVLIGNQRWITSNLRVKTYRNGDPIPQIQDPIAWSNARFGAWCYFNNDPATEEEYGVLYNAYSFLDPRGLAPEGSYVTSMCDWAELYITLEGRNIDYYDNKMADKIKVPEFFNNDNQPNPIFHSNPTNSSGLSIRSGGWRTGTIETNDKGFFYEGIIYGGGTYHWTTTQDGEKNGLPLFRYAEVYRQSPRWDGLSKTVADWGKPIRVIVGVEAEKFTYVTQEQAFCGSNQVSQLQFSVQKPNSFGCTDWLEPNCYIQYKWYKDIDLTLLADPNEVMKDGDIYYGKAVHVAFNSNFDLAPPCKEEILEVTVRVLEPKKPTGPENQVRCAGGTIEDLTAVGDEIRWYPSLTSTTALAPGTVLQNNRLYYAENRIGSCVHPERLRVQVELVSPSAPVAANNQEICEGRLLADLEVDGENLIWFSESGDILPVETAVGDGILYFVASVVGDCESPRTAIRVVLGGPTAPLGEENQNFCPGTLISDMVVSGEDIRWYGSPTGMDQLSLNIPLENGKTYYASQKVDGCEGSNRKAVRVFLLDVPLVSAVTQQEFCNAATLAGLQATGTNIRWYSDQNLTKLLTLDNPLENKTYYATQTLNGCEGAALAVQVTINTVTMPQGDMEQGFCTGALVSDLIATGTDIRWYANPTGGTLLANNLLLQNGNTYYAEQTVDGCTSASRLAVRISVSSTDLPTASANQTLCTGAVVSEIEIEGENIRWYASTTGDALLTNSELLVSGKTYYATQTIGGCESASRRAVQVRVVNVPNFTAPQNQAFCNTATVSNLQATGSNISWYADQNLTTFLSPTSPLENGRTYYATQTQEGCQSTAVAVKVSIIVVAPPSGNSEQEFCNSAFVSELNATGTSIQWFSTASGGNPLAGNLPLQDGASYYAEQTVDSCPSATRLAVRVRINTPQLPGGPSQQEFCEGALVSELQASGTNLIWYRNATGQETMNPNDPIQDGGSYFVSQRIGDCESARKEIRASIISVQPAIVEGEQQFCESDSPTVANLFAVGESIRWYSSATGGQPLSENERLMDGQTYYAVNVSARGCESSTRATVRVIVQPCEVEVFNMVTRDGNNKNEYLKISNIESFPDNRLEIYNRYGVLVWAADGYGQNGKFFNGESNQLDISQPELGLPTGNYLYALTYKKPGSTLPIRETGYLYLLNSQRK
- a CDS encoding PorP/SprF family type IX secretion system membrane protein, with translation MKNIFVSVFFCLVFIFSAKSQIDPKLSVFTFNPLFYNPAFAGSGGGLSVIGIHSSQFTGFDGAPQTQYLSAHGLWEESNLGFGLDVVNDQFGATKETGLNANISYFLRLTSSLRLAFGMKAGMNSVRIDYSNLNISDPDEDIIQNSQFNMIQPNVGFGFYLFSESFYFGLSTPSVFMADRYDPFELGVSVQDASYFLMTGLRLPVNDVVTISPNILARRLTGAPTSYLTSVIADFSGDAFFGFNWEYKSSVGLMGGFRFGEQFKGGYAFDFPTNSLGRYTRGTHTLFVSFNLDRFQRASNMPCFYY